GCCCAGTGTTTACAAGAGTTGATGCTCAGGGGGAATGTTAATTACTGAATCACAGTAATATTCACATCAGCAGTTATAACATCATTAATAATATAcctttatcattttaatttacCAAGCTTCACTTATTACTACATACATTGAATGCTACTTAAAGCTTGAACtgaaatttctttttctctcttaccTATACGACCCAGGAGTGACTGCCCAATGTCTTTGATGTCGTTGTATTCATGCAACTTATCAATATGATGCTCCAGCTCCTCTACTCTATAGCCCCTAAAAACATATACGCACGCATGGTCTCAGCAGATTTATGCAAAAGGTCATATGCAGGCAAAGGCACAAAATTATAAACATCTAAAAAAGATAAACTGCTATGTGCAGGTGGACGATTAAATCTGAGTTCTGTTCATCTAATGATTCAATGAACCATCACTACCCATAGCATTCAAGTTGGACCTCAAGACAGAAATACAGCAAGAACAACACAGCTGTACTTACTCAGCCTCCAGCTGTGCTATCTCTGTATCCAGCtgctctcttctcctctctagctcctccacctcctctgcaGGGCTGACTTTAGCACTCTCAAGTACTTGAAGCTGTGACAATCATAACAGAATAAGGCATGTGTGGCATGCTATGggtgattgtttgtttgtgtgtgtgtgtgtgtgtgtgtgtgtgtgtgtgtgaaaaagaagACAGGAAAGCTACTTACAGGTGACTTGAAGTGGGAATGTATTTTCTTAAACTTTGATAATGGAGTTCTACAAAAAGAAGGAATGAAttaatgatgaaaaaatatgGATACAATTAGATGCAATTATGTTAagccaacaacagcaacaatagCTTAGTTGCAGTAAAGGTACTCAAGATCGGACAATTGTTTAAGTACCGGTACACAATAAACACATTATGTCACTTGTGTTTTAAGTTAAGTAAACTTCATCTTAAAACATTAAACTTGGAGCTTTGGCTAGGTGACAGGAATTATATTTTACGATATGGCTAAAAATATAATACCTGCGAGTAAattgcctgtttttcttttacagaagCTTGCTgttattttacaaattattttatttgatgtgttaagcaaaaaagaaaaagaaaagaaaaaaagaaagaaaacaacacgtAAAGTTTACATGTAAATCAAGCCTCAAAACGTGAACAGAATAAACGAAGCACCCAGATGAACCGCTCGGCTGCAAATACAAGTTGCTCTGTAGTTGGTGGCTGGCGTTAACGCTAACAACAATGGTAAGCTATCCTCACAGTTACCTTTTTAGCTGTCCTTTCTTTGAGTCATTTCCCTCCGGTGTCGAAACTGGGCAGTGACTTTCACAAATAGTTTCAACGGACTGCTCCGTGTTCATATTGCCTTAAGGAATTATATGTGTTAGTGTTGGTTTAATACAACATCGGACAGCTGAACACGGAAAAGGAAGTTTGCAGTTCGCGGCTAATGGTAAACAGATTGATAGCGTAATTTGATTGGTTGTTGAAAACGAGAGGCGGGATTTAGAGACTATTGGTCAACCCAGAGTTAACTCAAAGTCCTCACAGTTTCAGGTGATTTGTTGGGGTAATaccttatattttattgttaatgACTGTCCACAGATACTGACGTGTTTAAGTATTTATAATTACATTGTTGCATTCTATACATTATTGTTTCATTTGACGTAAACTCCGCCTGGCAACCAAGGGGACACTGGACTCAGTTCATTTTGCAATTTCCTGTTTcattgcaaaacaaacaaacaagcaacaacaaaacattaaaacaggtCGTTGAACCAGTGTGCATATATGACCCTAAACACACAGTATGCTCAAATTTGTTtgcaatgtaatgtaatgtggcTGTATTtcgaaaatgttaaaataataactCCCTGTATCTcgcaaaaaacacatttttgcacgCCTTTTTAAACTGATCCATGCTTAGACATTACTTTATCGGTTTCAAGTGCAAGTTACAAGTGAttatgacctttttttttttagtccaaAAGAGACTTAAAACAGGTCCACGTGCTCCAAAATCAGTCCGCTCCTCAGCCACCCTGCTCCAATTATTGCACCAATAACTTGCTGTTACTGTAACGACATTTTCATTAACAAATTGTATGACTTTATTTTACTTGTAGTTGTACAAGTATGTCAATAGAGTTCACCTGAGGGGTGCATAGTGAGTGACCAGGGCCAGTCCATAGTGACCCCATTGTGTATATTtttagaatttctttttttattgactctttttttaaatatacattctCTTTGAGCTTTATATATATTCTAAAATGATATAGTCATTGGAGTAAAACAGTAGTTAATTAATGTTTCCAGTCACACGTCCAGCACAGATGCCACCACTATGTCTAAAAGGTTCGAAGAATAGTTTCCTTGAAACGCATTGGGCAGTTAATTTTCTCAAGTggccacatgagaaactgggactgttgtggcgGGCTGCACAATGGTGCTAAAATCAAAAACTTCAGCTGATTGTTGGGCCCTTCACAACAGTCCCAATCTCTCAAGTTCCCCCTTGAGAAAGTTAATTGTCCACCCCTGCTTTATgaccaaaaaatattaatattgcaACGATCCAATGTCTGCACTCACCATCAGATGGCGCTAAAGTACTGCTTAAGTTGACTCCATTATTTCCCTCTTTATCTCATCTCTCACTTGATTTCCTTTCACAGCACTTACAGGCTCTCTTTCATCCCCCTCGTCCCCTCCCATCCCCTGTCTGAAACAACCCACACACGTCTTGACTGAAAAGAATATTGCATAATCAGAGAGATATGCTGTGGCATATATTCATGGACTAATCTAAATAGAGTTTACTCTAGACGGCTCACCAAACAAGCTGCCTCTCAGATAGATTCAAAGCCACCAGAACTCTAAATCTAAATCTGTGGTAGATTATCAAAGCAAAAGGTCACGTTCAATccaaaaacacacgcacacacagacacacacttttcACCACATATTTGGGCCAGACTTTTTCCAGTTCAGTTCACTGGGTTAGTACAAAAGGACGAGGGATACATTAAAGGATTtaactcttaaaaaaacaaaacaaaaaaaaacatcaaatagaaAAAGTcttcacagagacaaaaaagcAGGTGAAGCAggaagagaaagacagacaaatTGTGTATCTAGGGGGAGCTGATGTTGGGGTGTGGTGGACATAAAATCCAGTCCATTTTGTGTTATGTCCTCGGGATTCATTGCTTATTTATTGGTTGTTATACAGAAACAGAGAGCATGGGGAATGAAAAATTCAGACAGGAGGAATGCCCTTTCCTCCTTTCAGAAATTGCAATATTACACACACTGGGCAGTAATGGCTCCAGCATGCAGTCATGTCTGCGTGTGGGAAAGAGAGATTTATGGAGGATGTCTATTTCTGCCTATCTCTGACACAGCAGTAAAAATCAGAGAgtgatgtgtgtttctgttcccGACAAGATCATTTATCTCCAAGTCTAAGTTTTGTTAATTTAAGGGAATATATACAAATTACTGCATTAATGATAAATTGCTTGGATTTCATAGCAAGATAACAGTGGTAATGCCAGTGTATGTCTGtatgttataattatactttGAGCAAAGTGTTTCATCAATTCATGGTTGGTTTTAAATGTAGGTTGTATTTCTAGCAGCCAGTGTGATGTCCACATTGGTAGCAGAGAGTCTTAGGGatgaaaatccatccatccatccattcgcttccgcttatccttttcagggtcgcggggggtgctggagcctatcccagctgtcatagggcgagaggcagggtacaccctggacaggttgccagtctgtcgcagggctaacacacaaggacagacagccattcacactcacattgactcgcacattcacacctagtggcaatttggattatccaattaacctatccccacaagctgcatgaaaatataaaggaatatttaCAAGAAATAATACCTTATGAGCAACCAGCTGTGCAATATTTGGTTACAGTTGCCACATTTGGTCATAGTGTCGATgtttaaaaccaaagaaaacatCTAAACTAGCTCAGGCAGGCAACTTGTACTGCACTGTATCATAAAAACGAATATGCCAGACTCTCCTCTCATCATGTACCAAATGCACCCTCCCAAATTGGCAGTGTAATGAAGCTGCAGAACTTCTCATCTCTCCCTCTGACACCATGCAGCGATGCAAGGGGTGCTGTTTCACTCCCTCAACCAACCCAGCATCCACCTGTGAGCACTGGGGTGGAGGGATATTTATTCATCTGTTTCTATGTGCATCTTATTTGTGGGGAGTGATGAGCTCAGTGCCTGGACACCAAACTCGAAGTGTAACCTATTGCTGTAATAAATCAACCATTTCAAATGTGAGTTGTTGGACCGAAGTGCACCTACACACTTCAAGAatactgatgtgtgtgtgtgaattttatTGGAGACATACATGGGTGCATCATTTGATGCCGGCAGCACCAACAGACTCTAACTAACTGCTTTCTTTCTAACTTTTTTCTGTCTAAATCTCATTTTCTTCAATCCAATATTTTCTTCAATCCTATAAGATACATAGAAGAAAGCATAGTGGAACAGGCCCCAAGAAAAGGAAGTATAAAAAAGGTCTGCCtggagaagaaaaaggaaataggAAGGTGAAGTGCAAGGAACATGACAGTTTGGGCaatgaggaggaaaaagagaaaaggcaaGAAGCTTTGGGTTGGAATATTAGCTGGAAAATTTCCTATCTATCCTGTTCATAATTCATGGATTCCCAGCTCCTCCTGCTGGGGAATTAGGGTCAGGGATCGTAACATAGGCACAGAGTAAGAGAAATCTGCAGATATTCACTGGACAGACAGAGTACATTAGAGTGAGCATACTGCTCCTGGTTGAAGTGGATGATGCAAAGCACACTATAAA
This Astatotilapia calliptera chromosome 7, fAstCal1.2, whole genome shotgun sequence DNA region includes the following protein-coding sequences:
- the swi5 gene encoding DNA repair protein SWI5 homolog, which translates into the protein MNTEQSVETICESHCPVSTPEGNDSKKGQLKRTPLSKFKKIHSHFKSPLQVLESAKVSPAEEVEELERRREQLDTEIAQLEAEGYRVEELEHHIDKLHEYNDIKDIGQSLLGRIAALRGTTTRDLYAHFGLELDD